The following are from one region of the Molothrus aeneus isolate 106 chromosome 7, BPBGC_Maene_1.0, whole genome shotgun sequence genome:
- the NFE2L2 gene encoding nuclear factor erythroid 2-related factor 2 isoform X1 has product MEIEAAAAAQDMNLIDILWRQDIDLGARREVFDSRQRQKEYELEKQKKLEKERQEQLQKEQEEALLAQLELDEETGEFIPLQPAQCIQSENTEPPVAFSQNTEPSKPEAEALSFDDCMQLLAEAFPFIDEHEASSAAFQSLVPAQVNSNPAFVSSDQTRPPESPDLVQPTDAENMQNIEQVWEELLSLSELQCLNIENDNLAEVSTVTSPETKPAEMHNSYSYCSSLPMLKKDVNCSPDFLDGTEGPFSGILPPEDTSQLSVNSLNDTSPSNPDFCEDFYTTFIDTKVNGDAAATNTISQSLAEILSEPIDLSDFALCKAFNGTHSGTRAECNDSDSGISLNASSSVASPEHSVESSAYADKTLGCSDSEMEDTDSAPGSMLQSSAGVYSLHLQDQVFSSLGPSTQTSSLPCTATPKKEPPPAPGQPRVPFTKDKPPGRLDAHLTRDEQRARALQIPFPVEKIINLPVADFSEMMSKEQFSEAQLTLIRDIRRRGKNKVAAQNCRKRKLENIVELEHDLSNLKDEKEKLLKEKGEHDRSLHQMKKQFTTLYLEVFSMLRDEDGKPYSPSEYSLQQTRDGNVFLVPKSRQSGTKL; this is encoded by the exons atGGAGATAGAggcggccgccgccgcgcaG GACATGAACCTGATTGACATCCTTTGGAGGCAAGATATAGACCTTGGGGCAAGACGTGAAGTGTTTGATTCTAGGCAGCGGCAGAAGGAGTATGAACTCGAGAAGCAGAAGAAACTTGAAAAGGAAAGACAAGAGCAGCTCCaaaaagagcaggaggaagccTTGCTGGCTCAGCTGGAGTTAGACGAAGAGACAGGTGAATTCattcctctgcagccagctCAGTGCATTCAGTCAGAAAATACTGAGCCACCTGTTGCTTTCTCACAG AACACAGAGCCTTCAAAACCAGAAGCAGAGGCCTTGTCCTTTGATGACTGCATGCAGCTCTTGGCAGAAGCATTCCCGTTTATAGATGAGCATGAG GCTTCTTCAGCTGCATTTCAGTCACTGGTTCCTGCTCAGGTCAATAGCAACCCAGCCTTTGTTTCCTCTGATCAAACTCGGCCACCTGAATCCCCTGATCTAGTACAACCCACTGATGCAGAGAATATGCAGAACATAGAGCAAGTTTGGGAAGAATTACTGTCCCTTTCAGAGTTACAG TGCCTGAACATTGAAAATGATAACCTGGCTGAGGTGAGCACAGTGACAAGCCCTGAAACCAAGCCAGCAGAGATGCACAACAGCTACAGTTACTGCAGCTCGTTACCCATGCTGAAAAAAGATGTTAACTGCAGTCCAGATTTCCTGGATGGTACGGAGGGCCCCTTCTCGGGCATTTTGCCACCAGAAGACACCAGCCAGCTGAGTGTGAACTCCTTAAATGACACATCCCCTTCAAACCCTGATTTCTGTGAGGATTTCTACACCACGTTTATTGATACAAAGGTGAACGGTGATGCAGCAGCAACGAACACTATCAGTCAGTCCCTGGCAGAGATTTTAAGTGAACCTATTGATCTTTCTGACTTTGCACTGTGTAAAGCTTTCAATGGCACCCACTCAGGGACCAGAGCAGAATGTAACGATTCTGACTCTGGTATTTCACTGAACGCAAGCTCCAGCGTAGCATCACCGGAGCACTCTGTGGAATCATCTGCCTATGCAGATAAGACTTTGGGTTGCAGCGATTCTGAAATGGAAGACACAGATAGTGCTCCTGGAAGcatgctgcagagcagtgctggtgtgtACTCTTTGCACCTCCAGGATCAAGTGTTTTCTTCCTTAGGGCCAAGCACTCAAACATCCAGTTTGCCATGTACAGCCACACCAAAGAAAGAaccccctcctgctcctggccaaCCCAGAGTTCCCTTCACAAAAGATAAACCTCCAGGCCGCCTTGATGCTCATCTCACAAGAGATGAGCAAagagccagagctctgcagatCCCTTTTCCTGTTGAAAAAATCATCAATCTGCCTGTTGCGGACTTCAGTGAAATGATGTCTAAGGAGCAGTTCAGTGAAGCCCAGCTTACACTTATTCGAGATATACGCAGGAGAGGCAAGAACAAAGTGGCTGCTCAAAATTGCCGtaaaagaaaactggaaaatataGTAGAACTGGAGCATGATTTGAGTAACCTAaaagatgagaaagaaaaattgcttaaggaaaaaggagaacatGACAGGAGCCTTCATCAAATGAAAAAGCAATTCACCACCTTGTACCTCGAGGTCTTCAGCATGCTACGTGATGAAGACGGAAAGCCTTACTCTCCCAGTGAATATTCACTGCAGCAAACTAGAGATGGCAATGTCTTTCTTGTTCCTAAGAGCAGGCAGTCGGGGACTAAACTTTGA
- the NFE2L2 gene encoding nuclear factor erythroid 2-related factor 2 isoform X2, producing MTFQDMNLIDILWRQDIDLGARREVFDSRQRQKEYELEKQKKLEKERQEQLQKEQEEALLAQLELDEETGEFIPLQPAQCIQSENTEPPVAFSQNTEPSKPEAEALSFDDCMQLLAEAFPFIDEHEASSAAFQSLVPAQVNSNPAFVSSDQTRPPESPDLVQPTDAENMQNIEQVWEELLSLSELQCLNIENDNLAEVSTVTSPETKPAEMHNSYSYCSSLPMLKKDVNCSPDFLDGTEGPFSGILPPEDTSQLSVNSLNDTSPSNPDFCEDFYTTFIDTKVNGDAAATNTISQSLAEILSEPIDLSDFALCKAFNGTHSGTRAECNDSDSGISLNASSSVASPEHSVESSAYADKTLGCSDSEMEDTDSAPGSMLQSSAGVYSLHLQDQVFSSLGPSTQTSSLPCTATPKKEPPPAPGQPRVPFTKDKPPGRLDAHLTRDEQRARALQIPFPVEKIINLPVADFSEMMSKEQFSEAQLTLIRDIRRRGKNKVAAQNCRKRKLENIVELEHDLSNLKDEKEKLLKEKGEHDRSLHQMKKQFTTLYLEVFSMLRDEDGKPYSPSEYSLQQTRDGNVFLVPKSRQSGTKL from the exons ATGACGTTTCAg GACATGAACCTGATTGACATCCTTTGGAGGCAAGATATAGACCTTGGGGCAAGACGTGAAGTGTTTGATTCTAGGCAGCGGCAGAAGGAGTATGAACTCGAGAAGCAGAAGAAACTTGAAAAGGAAAGACAAGAGCAGCTCCaaaaagagcaggaggaagccTTGCTGGCTCAGCTGGAGTTAGACGAAGAGACAGGTGAATTCattcctctgcagccagctCAGTGCATTCAGTCAGAAAATACTGAGCCACCTGTTGCTTTCTCACAG AACACAGAGCCTTCAAAACCAGAAGCAGAGGCCTTGTCCTTTGATGACTGCATGCAGCTCTTGGCAGAAGCATTCCCGTTTATAGATGAGCATGAG GCTTCTTCAGCTGCATTTCAGTCACTGGTTCCTGCTCAGGTCAATAGCAACCCAGCCTTTGTTTCCTCTGATCAAACTCGGCCACCTGAATCCCCTGATCTAGTACAACCCACTGATGCAGAGAATATGCAGAACATAGAGCAAGTTTGGGAAGAATTACTGTCCCTTTCAGAGTTACAG TGCCTGAACATTGAAAATGATAACCTGGCTGAGGTGAGCACAGTGACAAGCCCTGAAACCAAGCCAGCAGAGATGCACAACAGCTACAGTTACTGCAGCTCGTTACCCATGCTGAAAAAAGATGTTAACTGCAGTCCAGATTTCCTGGATGGTACGGAGGGCCCCTTCTCGGGCATTTTGCCACCAGAAGACACCAGCCAGCTGAGTGTGAACTCCTTAAATGACACATCCCCTTCAAACCCTGATTTCTGTGAGGATTTCTACACCACGTTTATTGATACAAAGGTGAACGGTGATGCAGCAGCAACGAACACTATCAGTCAGTCCCTGGCAGAGATTTTAAGTGAACCTATTGATCTTTCTGACTTTGCACTGTGTAAAGCTTTCAATGGCACCCACTCAGGGACCAGAGCAGAATGTAACGATTCTGACTCTGGTATTTCACTGAACGCAAGCTCCAGCGTAGCATCACCGGAGCACTCTGTGGAATCATCTGCCTATGCAGATAAGACTTTGGGTTGCAGCGATTCTGAAATGGAAGACACAGATAGTGCTCCTGGAAGcatgctgcagagcagtgctggtgtgtACTCTTTGCACCTCCAGGATCAAGTGTTTTCTTCCTTAGGGCCAAGCACTCAAACATCCAGTTTGCCATGTACAGCCACACCAAAGAAAGAaccccctcctgctcctggccaaCCCAGAGTTCCCTTCACAAAAGATAAACCTCCAGGCCGCCTTGATGCTCATCTCACAAGAGATGAGCAAagagccagagctctgcagatCCCTTTTCCTGTTGAAAAAATCATCAATCTGCCTGTTGCGGACTTCAGTGAAATGATGTCTAAGGAGCAGTTCAGTGAAGCCCAGCTTACACTTATTCGAGATATACGCAGGAGAGGCAAGAACAAAGTGGCTGCTCAAAATTGCCGtaaaagaaaactggaaaatataGTAGAACTGGAGCATGATTTGAGTAACCTAaaagatgagaaagaaaaattgcttaaggaaaaaggagaacatGACAGGAGCCTTCATCAAATGAAAAAGCAATTCACCACCTTGTACCTCGAGGTCTTCAGCATGCTACGTGATGAAGACGGAAAGCCTTACTCTCCCAGTGAATATTCACTGCAGCAAACTAGAGATGGCAATGTCTTTCTTGTTCCTAAGAGCAGGCAGTCGGGGACTAAACTTTGA
- the NFE2L2 gene encoding nuclear factor erythroid 2-related factor 2 isoform X3: MNLIDILWRQDIDLGARREVFDSRQRQKEYELEKQKKLEKERQEQLQKEQEEALLAQLELDEETGEFIPLQPAQCIQSENTEPPVAFSQNTEPSKPEAEALSFDDCMQLLAEAFPFIDEHEASSAAFQSLVPAQVNSNPAFVSSDQTRPPESPDLVQPTDAENMQNIEQVWEELLSLSELQCLNIENDNLAEVSTVTSPETKPAEMHNSYSYCSSLPMLKKDVNCSPDFLDGTEGPFSGILPPEDTSQLSVNSLNDTSPSNPDFCEDFYTTFIDTKVNGDAAATNTISQSLAEILSEPIDLSDFALCKAFNGTHSGTRAECNDSDSGISLNASSSVASPEHSVESSAYADKTLGCSDSEMEDTDSAPGSMLQSSAGVYSLHLQDQVFSSLGPSTQTSSLPCTATPKKEPPPAPGQPRVPFTKDKPPGRLDAHLTRDEQRARALQIPFPVEKIINLPVADFSEMMSKEQFSEAQLTLIRDIRRRGKNKVAAQNCRKRKLENIVELEHDLSNLKDEKEKLLKEKGEHDRSLHQMKKQFTTLYLEVFSMLRDEDGKPYSPSEYSLQQTRDGNVFLVPKSRQSGTKL, translated from the exons ATGAACCTGATTGACATCCTTTGGAGGCAAGATATAGACCTTGGGGCAAGACGTGAAGTGTTTGATTCTAGGCAGCGGCAGAAGGAGTATGAACTCGAGAAGCAGAAGAAACTTGAAAAGGAAAGACAAGAGCAGCTCCaaaaagagcaggaggaagccTTGCTGGCTCAGCTGGAGTTAGACGAAGAGACAGGTGAATTCattcctctgcagccagctCAGTGCATTCAGTCAGAAAATACTGAGCCACCTGTTGCTTTCTCACAG AACACAGAGCCTTCAAAACCAGAAGCAGAGGCCTTGTCCTTTGATGACTGCATGCAGCTCTTGGCAGAAGCATTCCCGTTTATAGATGAGCATGAG GCTTCTTCAGCTGCATTTCAGTCACTGGTTCCTGCTCAGGTCAATAGCAACCCAGCCTTTGTTTCCTCTGATCAAACTCGGCCACCTGAATCCCCTGATCTAGTACAACCCACTGATGCAGAGAATATGCAGAACATAGAGCAAGTTTGGGAAGAATTACTGTCCCTTTCAGAGTTACAG TGCCTGAACATTGAAAATGATAACCTGGCTGAGGTGAGCACAGTGACAAGCCCTGAAACCAAGCCAGCAGAGATGCACAACAGCTACAGTTACTGCAGCTCGTTACCCATGCTGAAAAAAGATGTTAACTGCAGTCCAGATTTCCTGGATGGTACGGAGGGCCCCTTCTCGGGCATTTTGCCACCAGAAGACACCAGCCAGCTGAGTGTGAACTCCTTAAATGACACATCCCCTTCAAACCCTGATTTCTGTGAGGATTTCTACACCACGTTTATTGATACAAAGGTGAACGGTGATGCAGCAGCAACGAACACTATCAGTCAGTCCCTGGCAGAGATTTTAAGTGAACCTATTGATCTTTCTGACTTTGCACTGTGTAAAGCTTTCAATGGCACCCACTCAGGGACCAGAGCAGAATGTAACGATTCTGACTCTGGTATTTCACTGAACGCAAGCTCCAGCGTAGCATCACCGGAGCACTCTGTGGAATCATCTGCCTATGCAGATAAGACTTTGGGTTGCAGCGATTCTGAAATGGAAGACACAGATAGTGCTCCTGGAAGcatgctgcagagcagtgctggtgtgtACTCTTTGCACCTCCAGGATCAAGTGTTTTCTTCCTTAGGGCCAAGCACTCAAACATCCAGTTTGCCATGTACAGCCACACCAAAGAAAGAaccccctcctgctcctggccaaCCCAGAGTTCCCTTCACAAAAGATAAACCTCCAGGCCGCCTTGATGCTCATCTCACAAGAGATGAGCAAagagccagagctctgcagatCCCTTTTCCTGTTGAAAAAATCATCAATCTGCCTGTTGCGGACTTCAGTGAAATGATGTCTAAGGAGCAGTTCAGTGAAGCCCAGCTTACACTTATTCGAGATATACGCAGGAGAGGCAAGAACAAAGTGGCTGCTCAAAATTGCCGtaaaagaaaactggaaaatataGTAGAACTGGAGCATGATTTGAGTAACCTAaaagatgagaaagaaaaattgcttaaggaaaaaggagaacatGACAGGAGCCTTCATCAAATGAAAAAGCAATTCACCACCTTGTACCTCGAGGTCTTCAGCATGCTACGTGATGAAGACGGAAAGCCTTACTCTCCCAGTGAATATTCACTGCAGCAAACTAGAGATGGCAATGTCTTTCTTGTTCCTAAGAGCAGGCAGTCGGGGACTAAACTTTGA